In Fusarium oxysporum Fo47 chromosome IX, complete sequence, the following proteins share a genomic window:
- a CDS encoding Rapamycin-insensitive companion of mTOR, N-term-domain-containing protein yields the protein MLSSSAAAQKGMTPPSQPSQHNLPQQLSGRTSFDRGDSGLQPPNGANARNLSASAVSFAPRGSSLNVAPGSFSSELRSRAGSKTEAGSIYPSSFMDKVEEDDVDTLAEQALAHLKERLNREMKIKEGSENMLEALNSKKAKQTKEQRQKVEAELNASNLRIKDLRQKISDAQHTRQIPPATPKRNRTQSNVVESGRPIGLRSPQSVSRSVVESDNEEPTESPTFALAELLQALEVEGMMPEYYVSRGNQLVDLFKRYPTLKYDLVWSIFGLRMQVMLLSESREVVAAGYRMTRYAISDVASLKKIRSLNTDYLVIRSLNNYRKADVEREQALKFVRAFLDVKGGVKEISRAVVRTIVAVAEHGEDRRANAQPAEGDLDRLRPICIETLAELIVQDPALLVASGGLGPLTEALSEGVYKSPESLTSAFLYLLDSPRKRKYIQPGYGLEVLFTVFTDHLLTNESIMKQNSKAIATALKSWPGLMTLCMYDLRTIRSLITSMLLPSDVVRETILDLIFSLLRIKPPAWATSFLAGRRLTTYGRVANLKSNQKDKSHLQFTEEDSGEQNFVEHYTALLLAVLIRAGLLPVLLKIAQGDENPTLQRKTTLLISEVLKLSSRLLPPSWSAELHLLPELFSSAANIGNNDHWVASGIVYQISSVSRTLYRSAPTGALSGALSSGHNSNDISAIDEAPKSHQSLVFDDATFRQLLIDSNVLNSSNYAKWNWETILKIIDGPLQSGKRLEEAIKASKFMKRIISFYRPFKYRFANVKNTRATQKYVRAGCALMHSLLQSPEGIKFLADSKLLRQIAECLAQCDPTSGLTAQYPMFSRDRVTDTLCAGYFSMLGVLSGDPKGLQLLERWRMFNMMYHIVDLKQRPDLIKLLLSSFDYSVQGHPRVLLSKALTAGTKEIRIHATNALRKYAIRPVPSANGQGGVGDSKWAIQLLVTQLYDPEIEVCATAVKILEKACNRKTYLEYIVECRPALDHLGEIGAPLLLRFLSTSIGYHYLDGLDYISNEMDDWFLGRNDTYVRVIEASLAKAFLIDPDEHNPRMSLFEDGEIDGDYHDNHVPPHFYRELTRTQEGCRLLSDKGHFEDFAATIREHGMDKGDAEMLTKVKGCLWAVGNVGSMELGAPFLESNDVVEHIIRIAETHEVMSLRGTAFFVLGLISRSTHGLEILSEHGWDANTTPMGTSLGFCIPNDLSRLLSLTAWKQKTVTSITLPSSQRTAQEAPPPRAARPPLEPAEIPALLSEADVNRRVLELIVDLGNMVLYKKALTDLQKLRAHKPSAFKSTQFFKEVMSAMEWNHYRLGVRRMVIDLFDKNVMRQIVFDEEEDDEDDDSSDDNSQEESEEESGEGENSSGDDRTERQRSISEPPAPPPDLTPAPLRLRSLRQGLMILRNQISFIMVQGRVLVIAGSDSSGGAGLEADQKVIAAHGCYAMTATTALTAQNTQGVKGIHVIPTDFVSQQIDACVEDVGVDVVKTGMLASTETIEMVAKTMVKHSIPSLVVDPVMVSTSGATLLPNEAIQHLCKHLLPHTTVLTPNIPEAILILSQNGQEVPEVRSVQDLETVAQRIQALGPKWVLVKGGHRPMKEDLTVAETEEERSVVIDVLVGGDGEVVRVKSPYQASSSTHGTGCSLASAIASNLAKGLDTPTAVRSACRYIEAAIRTAPGLGKGHGPLNHFHSTYSLPFAPGYFIEWLLERPDVRDVWKEFVYHPFVMAMGDGTLPLESFKGYIIQDYLYLIHFSRANALAAYKAQNIEDISRATEIVQHIMHELKLHTSYCESFGVSIEQIRATPEKQACTAYTRYVLDVGQNGDWVGLQMALAPCLLGYGAAAKMLHDHEKTVREGNTYWAWIKNYNEEDYTDAVKLGSTLLEKHIQLQSPSRIEELVQIFIHALKMEIGFWEMFPAKQT from the exons ATGCTGAGCTCTTCCGCGGCAGCTCAGAAGGGCATGACCCCTCCGAGCCAACCTTCACAACACAACCTGCCTCAGCAGTTATCTGGTCGCACGAGCTTCGACCGAGGCGATTCGGGTCTACAACCTCCCAATGGCGCTAACGCCCGAAATCTCTCGGCTTCGGCCGTATCTTTTGCGCCAAGGGGAAGCAGTCTCAATGTTGCTCCCGGCAGCTTCAGTTCAGAGTTGCGTAGTCGGGCTGGGAGTAAGACTGAAGCGGGGTCAATATACCCAAGCAGCTTCATGGACAAggtggaagaggatgacGTAGACACGCTAGCTGAGCAAGCTCTGGCACATCTGAAAGAACGACTCAACCGTGAGATGAAAATCAAGGAGGGGAGTGAGAACATGCTAGAGGCGCTGAACTCTAAGAAAGCGAAGCAGACCAAAGAGCAACGACAAAAGGTTGAGGCGGAGCTTAACGCCAGCAACTTGCGTATCAAGGACTTGCGCCAAAAGATTTCAGATGCTCAGCATACACGACAGATTCCACCTGCGACGCCAAAACGAAACCGTACCCAGAGCAACGTTGTCGAATCCGGGAGACCAATTGGACTGCGTTCGCCACAAAGCGTGTCACGATCTGTTGTAGAGTCTGACAATGAGGAACCAACAGAAAGTCCGACATTTGCGCTTGCGGAGCTGCTCCAGGCCTTAGAGGTTGAGGGCATGATGCCGGAGTACTACGTCTCGCGGGGGAATCAGCTCGTCGATCTCTTCAAGCGTTACCCAACTCTTAAGTACGACTTGGTCTGGTCAATTTTTGGGCTCCGCATGCAAGTAATGCTCCTAAGCGAGAGTCGCGAAGTCGTGGCTGCTGGCTATCGAATGACCAGATATGCTATTTCGGATGTGGCATCACTTAAGAAGATCCGAAGTCTGAACACGGATTATCTGGTGATACG ATCACTTAATAACTACCGCAAAGCGGATGTTGAACGTGAGCAGGCCCTCAAGTTCGTCCGTGCATTTCTGGATGTCAAAGGCGGAGTGAAAGAGATCTCTCGAGCCGTGGTGCGCACGATAGTAGCAGTTGCAGAGCATGGAGAAGACCGACGAGCAAATGCTCAGCCGGCCGAGGGAGACTTGGACCGTCTAAGGCCTATCTGCATCGAGACATTAGCAGAACTTATAGTGCAGGATCCAGCACTTTTGGTGGCATCCGGTGGTTTGGGACCATTGACGGAGGCCCTTTCAGAAGGCGTCTACAAATCTCCCGAAAGTTTGACCTCTGCATTTTTATACCTGCTCGACTCACCTCGAAAGCGGAAATACATACAACCCGGATATGGTCTGGAAGTGCTATTTACTGTCTTTACTGACCACCTCCTGACCAACGAAAGTATCATGAAACAGAACTCCAAGGCCATTGCAACAGCTTTGAAGTCATGGCCAGGGCTCATGACTCTCTGCATGTATGATCTTCGAACAATTCGATCCTTGATCACGAGCATGCTATTGCCGAGTGATGTGGTTCGGGAGACTATTCTTGATCTTATATTCTCACTTCTACGGATCAAACCACCAGCGTGGGCAACCTCTTTTCTTGCTGGAAGGAGATTGACAACGTACGGTCGAGTAGCGAATCTGAAGTCAAATCAAAAGGACAAGAGCCATTTACAGTTCACAGAAGAGGACAGCGGTGAACAAAATTTCGTCGAGCACTACACAGCTCTTTTGCTGGCAGTGCTCATTCGAGCAGGCCTCCTACCAGTGCTCCTAAAGATTGCTCAAGGAGACGAGAATCCGACTCTCCAGCGCAAGACGACCCTTCTAATAAGCGAAGTGCTGAAACTTTCCAGTCGCCTGTTACCTCCATCCTGGAGCGCCGAGCTTCACCTCCTACCGGAACTCTTCTCATCGGCTGCCAACATTGGCAACAATGATCACTGGGTGGCGTCGGGGATTGTTTACCAGATCAGCAGCGTCAGTCGTACTTTATACAGGAGTGCGCCCACGGGTGCCTTGTCCGGTGCGTTATCGTCAGGTCACAACTCGAATGACATATCCGCGATTGATGAGGCCCCCAAATCCCACCAATCTCTGGTTTTTGATGACGCTACTTTCCGGCAACTGTTGATTGATAGTAATGTCCTCAACAGCTCGAACTATGCTAAGTGGAACTGGGAGACtattctcaagatcatcgacGGCCCTCTACAAAGCGGCAAGAGACTTGAAGAGGCCATCAAAGCATCCAAGTTCATGAAGAGAATCATCAGCTTCTATCGCCCTTTCAAATACAGGTTTGCTAACGTCAAAAACACTCGTGCCACACAAAAGTATGTCCGAGCTGGTTGTGCCCTGATGCACTCTCTACTTCAATCCCCTGAGGGAATTAAATTCTTGGCAGACAGCAAGTTGCTTAGACAGATAGCTGAGTGTCTAGCACAATGCGATCCG ACTAGCGGCCTCACAGCCCAGTATCCAATGTTCTCAAGAGATCGAGTTACTGACACACTTTGCGCGGGCTACTTCTCAATGCTTGGTGTTTTAAGTGGTGATCCTAAAGGTCTTCAACTACTAGAACGTTGGAGGATGTTCAATATGATGTATCACATCGTGGACTTGAAGCAGAGGCCAGACCTCATCAAGTTGCTCCTGTCCAGCTTCGATTATAGCGTCCAGGGTCATCCTCGAGTCTTGTTGTCCAAAGCTTTAACTGCTGGCACAAAGGAAATCCGAATTCATGCGACCAATGCCCTTCGCAAATACGCCATCCGGCCAGTACCATCGGCCAACGGACAGGGTGGCGTTGGTGACTCGAAATGGGCCATTCAGCTCTTGGTCACACAGCTTTACGATCCCGAGATTGAGGTCTGTGCCACGgctgtgaagatcttggaGAAAGCTTGTAATCGCAAGACCTACCTGGAGTACATTGTTGAATGCCGACCAGCTCTCGATCATCTGGGAGAAATCGGAGCACCGCTGCTCTTACGGTTCTTATCAACATCTATCGGATACCATTACCTGGATGGACTGGATTACATCAGTAACGAAATGGACGACTGGTTCCTGGGGCGGAACGATACATATGTCAGGGTCATAGAGGCAAGCTTGGCCAAAGCGTTCCTCATTGATCCAGACGAGCACAATCCTCGCATGAGTTTAtttgaggatggtgagaTTGATGGGGACTACCATGACAACCATGTACCACCGCACTTCTATCGAGAGTTGACCCGTACCCAGGAGGGATGTAGGCTGCTCAGTGATAAGGGTCATTTTGAGGATTTTGCAGCTACGATTCGTGAGCATGGCATGGATAAGGGAGATGCGGAAATGCTTACGAAGGTGAAAGGCTGCCTTTGGGCTGTTGGCAACGTTGGGTCCATGGAACTTGGAGCACCGTTCTTGGAATCCAACGACGTGGTAGAGCATATCATTCGAATTGCTGAGACCCATGAAGTAATGAGTCTAAGGGGCACTGCATTCTTCGTTCTTGGCCTGATTTCCCGCTCTACGCACGGTCTGGAGATTCTATCTGAACATGGATGGGATGCCAACACAACACCAATGGGTACCTCGCTCGGATTCTGCATCCCCAATGACCTATCAAGGTTATTATCACTGACAGCGTGGAAACAAAAGACGGTAACGTCAATCACCCTGCCGTCAAGTCAACGGACAGCCCAGGAGGCGCCACCACCTCGCGCCGCTCGACCACCTCTTGAGCCAGCAGAAATACCTGCTCTGTTGAGCGAGGCGGATGTTAACAGAAGAGTCCTGGAACTCATTGTGGACCTAGGAAATATGGTCCTCTACAAGAAGGCGCTTACTGACCTCCAGAAGCTTCGGGCACACAAACCAAGCGCCTTCAAAAGTACGCAGTTCTTCAAAGAAGTGATGAGCGCAATGGAATGGAACCACTACCGGCTAGGGGTGAGAAGGATGGTTATAGATTTGTTTGACAAGAACGTGATGCGACAAATAGTatttgatgaggaggaggatgacgaagatgacgacaGTAGCGATGATAACAGCCAAGAGGAaagtgaagaagaaagcgGCGAGGGCGAAAATAGCTCCGGGGATGACAGGACAGAGAGGCAGCGGAGCATCAGCGAGCCGCCGGCACCGCCACCAGATCTTACACCAGCTCCTCTCAGATTGAGGAG TCTACGACAAGGACTCATGATATTGAGGAACCAG ATATCCTTTATCATGGTACAAGGACGAGTGCTTGTCATCGCGGGGTCGGACAGTTCGGGCGGAGC AGGACTTGAAGCGGATCAGAAAGTCATCGCTGCTCATGGCTGCTATGCTATGACGGCCACTACGGCTCTGACTGCGCAGAACACTCAAGGCGTCAAGGGCATTCATGTCATTCCCACCGATTTCGTCTCTCAGCAGATCGATGCTtgtgttgaagatgtcgGTGTCGATGTTGTCAAGACTG GCATGCTTGCTTCTACAGAGACGATAGAGATGGTTGCAAAGACCATGGTTAAGCATAGCATCCCGTCACTTGTCGTAGATCCA GTCATGGTTTCGACTTCTGGTGCAACACTCCTCCCCAATGAAGCCATTCAACATCTCTGCAAGCACCTTCTACCACACACTACAGTTCTCACGCCAAACATTCCTGAAGCTATTCTTATCCTTTCCCAAAACGGTCAAGAAGTCCCTGAGGTTCGCAGTGTGCAAGACCTTGAGACTGTAGCCCAGCGAATCCAGGCTCTAGGTCCTAAGTGGGTGCTCGTCAAGGGTGGACACCGGCCCATGAAGGAGGACTTGACTGTGGCTGAGaccgaagaggagaggagtGTTGTTATAGACGTTCTTGTTGGCGGTGATGGTGAGGTTGTCAGAGTCAAGAGCCCATACCAGGCGAGCTCGAGTACCCATGGGACGGGGTGCTCTCTGGCGT CGGCCATCGCATCAAACTTGGCCAAGGGACTTGATACACCTACGGCTGTTCGATCAGCCTGCCGATACATTGAAGCTGCCATTCGAACAGCACCTGGCCTAGGCAAGGGGCATGGTCCTCTAAACCACTTCCACTCGACCTATTCTCTCCCATTTGCCCC CGGCTACTTCATCGAGTGGCTTCTCGAGCGCCCTGATGTCCGCGACGTCTGGAAGGAGTTTGTTTACCATCCCTTCGTCATGGCTATGGGTGACGGAACTCTGCCTCTCGAATCCTTCAAGGGCTATATCATCCAAGATTACCTATACTTG ATTCACTTTTCACGTGCCAATGCCCTCGCTGCCTACAAGGCACAAAACATTGAGGATATTTCTCGA GCAACAGAAATAGTTCAGCATATCATGCATGAACTGAAGCTCCATACCTCGTACTGCGAGAGCTTCGGTGTGTCCATCGAGCAGATTCGTGCCACACCAGAGAAGCAGG CCTGCACCGCATACACTCGTTATGTCCTTGACGTTGGTCAAAATGGCGATTGGGTTGGTCTTCAAATGGCTCTTGCTCCATGCCTCCTTGGTTATGGTGCCGCAGCAAAGATGCTCCACGACCATGAGAAGACTGTCCGCGAGGGGAACACGTACTGGGCGTGGATCAAGAACTACAATGAAGAGGATTACACTGACGCTGTCAAGTTGGGATCTA CCCTGCTCGAAAAGCATATTCAACTGCAGTCACCTTCGCGAATTGAAGAGCTTGTTCAGATCTTCATCCATGCTCTCAAG ATGGAAATTGGCTTTTGGGAGATGTTCCCTGCCAAGCAGACCTAA
- a CDS encoding ribosomal protein L13-domain-containing protein: MSQVLGLTKLAYSRVWHSVSASAPHATLSTQPGVTPPSLGRLASRIAVLLMGKHKPIFDPSTDCGDYVVVTNCAALYTTGRKKWQKPYYRHTTRPGSLKSITMDALMEAHGGSEVLRKAVRGMLPKNRLRDKRLARLKAFEGDAHPYKDNLIRFAGVPVGEEGWEKATERVRNGDKKRL; this comes from the exons ATGTCGCAAGTCCTCGGTCTG ACAAAACTGGCCTACTCTCGAGTATGGCATAGTGTATCTGCCTCCGCCCCTCATGCCACACTCTCTACTCAGCCCGGCGTTACACCACCTTCACTCGGCCGTCTCGCATCCCGCATCGCCGTTCTTCTCATGGGCAAGCACAAGCCGATTTTCGACCCATCAACCGATTGCGGTGACTACGTTGTCGTGACCAACTGCGCCGCTCTTTACACAACCGGCCGCAAGAAGTGGCAAAAGCCTTACTACCGACACACGACACGACCTGGCAGCCTCAAGTCCATAACAATGGACGCACTCATGGAGGCGCACGGAGGCAGTGAGGTTCTGCGCAAAGCTGTGCGTGGCATGTTGCCCAAGAACCGACTACGAGACAAGCGATTGGCAAGACTTAAGGCGTTTGAGGGCGATGCTCATCCGTACAAGGATAACTTGATACGGTTTGCTGGCGTACCAGTGGGAGAGGAAGGTTGGGAGAAGGCCACCGAAAGGGTCCGAAATGGCGATAAGAAGCGATTATAA
- a CDS encoding superoxide dismutase, translating to MPLKFTPARVFTTASLFTIAGYSAYQYRISRINSNTTPPTSSNKMTADNSFETLFAVPLSCDGCVKAVSDSLYKLSGISNVEGNLKDQLISVKGTAPPSAIVEAIQATGRDAILRGTGASNSAAVSILETFEDPVDGFYEEPRRDVRGLARMVQVSSGRTLVDLTIRGVSPGTYKASIRAYGDLKNGATSTGPVWTGDDKKPRGDLGTIEVGEDGRGAAFIDHGFQIWEVIGHAMVLTRQEEKDEPLKNDKDTVVGIIARSAGMWDNDKTVCSCTGKTLWEERKDEVQKGML from the exons ATGCCTCTCAAGTTTACACCTGCAAGAGTATTTACaactgcttctctctttacaATAGCTGGTTATTCAGCATATCAATATCGAATCTCACGTATCAACTCTAACACCACGCCCCCCACTT CATCTAACAAGATGACGGCCGATAACTCGTTTGAG ACCCTCTTTGCTGTTCCGCTGTCATGTGACGGTTGTGTCAAGGCGGTTTCAGACTCTCTGTACAAGCTCAGCGGTATCAGTAATGTGGAAGGCAACTTGAAGGACCAGTTGATTTCTGTTAAGGGCACCG CTCCCCCATCAGCTATCGTAGAAGCTATCCAAGCCACCGGAAGAGATGCCATCTTGCGTGGAACGGGGGCCTCAAACA GTGCCGCTGTGAGTATTCTCGAAACATTTGAAGATCCTGTGGATGGCTTCTACGAAGAGCCTAGAAGAGATGTAAGGGGGCTAGCAAGAATGGTACAAGTTAGTTCAGGACGGACATTGGTTGACTTGACTATCCGCGGCGTTTCGCCCGGAACTTACAAAGCTTCAATTCGCGCATACGGTGACTTGAAGAACGGTGCGACCTCAACGGGTCCTGTCTGGACAGGAGATGACAAGAAGCCTCGAGGTGACCTTGGTACTATTGAGGTCGGTGAGGATGGACGGGGCGCAGCCTTCATAGACCATGGTTTCCAAATCTGGGAGGTCATTGGACACGCCATGGTTCTGACAAGGcaggaagagaaggacgAACCACTGAAGAACGATAAGGACACCGTCGTCGGCATTATCGCACGAAGCGCTGGCATGTGGGATAACGATAAGACGGTGTGCTCATGCACAGGCAAGACGCTTTGGGAGGAACGAAAGGACGAGGTTCAGAAGGGAATGCTATGA